Proteins found in one Acanthopagrus latus isolate v.2019 chromosome 3, fAcaLat1.1, whole genome shotgun sequence genomic segment:
- the zcchc17 gene encoding nucleolar protein of 40 kDa produces MSDSDGPAEEPAGLDGLPPMYSIAKGEVTSVQTYGAFVRLPGYKKEGLVHVSEMSATRVEKASEIVDVGEQVWIKVIGRETRGDKVKLSFSMKAVNQGTGRDMDPNNVMAEQDARRRKQFRDHTGNRITLEAVLNTTCSKCGCKGHFTKDCFSAPGLQYALLPEEDDVESQQQSQPQQQTSTVAPQRDSDKKKKKKKEKKMKKKRKRERKESDSDSDSSRNSECKSKRRRSADREDKKKKKHKKHKSHKHS; encoded by the exons ATGTCGGACAGTGATGGCCCGGCAGAAGAACCCGCTGGACTGGATGGTCTGCCACCGATGTACAGCATTGCCAAGGGCGAGGTGACCTCTGTGCAGACCTATGGAGCCTTCGTCAGACTGCCTGGATATAAGAAGGAAG GCCTGGTGCATGTGAGCGAGATGTCTGCTACACGGGTTGAGAAAGCCTCAGAGATTGTCGACGTAGGGGAACAGGTGTGGATCAAAGTCATTGGGAGAGAG ACTCGGGGGGACAAGGTGAAGTTGTCCTTCTCAATGAAAGCTGTCAATCAGGGAACGGGGCGGGACATGGACCCAAATAATGTCATGGCAGA GCAGGATGCGAGGCGACGTAAGCAGTTCAGAGATCACACGGGCAACAGGATCACACTGGAGGCTGTACTCAACACAACATGTTCAAAGTGCGGCTGCAAAG GTCACTTTACAAAGGACTGTTTCTCCGCTCCGGGCTTGCAATACGCCCTTTTGCCTGAAGAGGACGATGTGGAGTCGCAGCAACAAtcgcagccacagcagcagaccTCCACAGTTGCGCCACAGAGAGACTcggacaaaaagaagaagaaaaagaag gagaagaaaatgaagaagaagaggaagagggagaggaaggagtcGGACAGCGACAgcgacagcagcagaaatagcGAGTGCAAATCCAAGAGAAGGCGCTCCGCCgacagagaggacaaaaagaagaagaagcacaagAAGCACAAAtcgcacaaacacagctga
- the snrnp40 gene encoding U5 small nuclear ribonucleoprotein 40 kDa protein: MIEPKKRAADMAVVPAAVKRPRTELVAAAQSQQLVAMGPPRSSSLQAPIMLMSGHEGEVYCCKFHPNGATLASSGFDRLILMWNVYGDCENYATLKGHSGAVMELHYNTDGSMLFSASTDKTVGVWDSETGERIKRLKGHTSFVNTCYPARRGPQLICTGSDDGTVKLWDIRKKGAIHTFQNTYQVLAVTFNDTSDQILSGGIDNDIKVWDLRQNKLIYNMHGHGDSVTGLSLSSEGSYLLSNSMDNTVRIWDVRPFAPKERCVKIFQGNVHNFEKNLLRCSWSTDGSKIAAGSADRFVYIWDTTSRRILYKLPGHAGSVNEVAFHPEEPIVLSGASDKRLYMGEIQ, from the exons ATGATTGAACCGAAGAAGAGAGCGGCGGACATGGCGGTGGTTCCAGCCGCCGTGAAGCGGCCGCGGACGGAGCTGGTGGCGGCGGCTCAGTCTCAGCAACTCGTGGCCATG GGTCCCCCACGCAGCTCCAGCCTGCAGGCTCCCATCATGCTGATGTCTGGCCACGAGGGTGAGGTCTACTGCTGCAAGTTTCACCCCAATGGAGCCACGCTGGCCTCCTCAGGATTTGACAGGCTCATAT tgatgtggAATGTGTACGGAGATTGTGAGAATTATGCCACTCTGAAGGGCCACAGTGGAGCGGTGATGGAGCTGCACTACAACACAGATGGCAG CATGCTGTTTTCGGCAAGCACAGACAAGACCGTAGGTGTGTGGGACAGTGAAACGGGGGAGAGGATCAAGCGTCTGAAGGGACACACCTCCTTCGTTAACACCTGCTACCCAGCCCGCCGAGGGCCTCAGCTCATCTGCACCGGTAGCGATGATGGGACAGTCAAG CTGTGGGACATTCGTAAAAAAGGGGCGATCCACACCTTCCAGAACACCTACCAGGTCCTGGCCGTGACATTCAATGACACCAGTGACCAGATCCTGTCTGGAGGCATCGACAACGACATCAAG GTGTGGGACCTGAGGCAGAACAAGCTGATCTACAACATGCACGGCCACGGTGACTCTGTAACCGGACTCAGCCTGAGCTCTGAGGGATCATACCTTCTCTCAAACTCCATGGACAACACAG TGCGTATTTGGGACGTGCGACCATTTGCGCCCAAGGAGAGATGTGTGAAGATTTTCCAGGGCAACGTTCACAACTTTGAAAAG AATCTGCTGAGGTGCTCCTGGTCGACTGACGGCAGTAAGATAGCTGCAGGCTCAGCCGACAG ATTTGTGTACATCTGGGACACCACATCACGCAGGATCTTGTACAAGCTGCCGGGCCACGCTGGCTCTGTCAACGAAGTGGCCTTCCACCCGGAGGAGCCTATAG TGCTGTCTGGCGCCAGCGATAAACGGCTCTACATGGGGGAAATTcagtag
- the nkain1 gene encoding sodium/potassium-transporting ATPase subunit beta-1-interacting protein 1, whose product MGKCDGRCTLLVICSLQLVAALQRQVFDFLGYQWAPILANFLHIMVVILGMFGTVQFRFRYLIFYAVWLVLWVGWNSFIICFYLEVGNLTQDRDFLMTFNTSLHRSWWMEHGPGCLVTPVLDSRMAPDDHHVITVSGCLLDYQYIEVLSSAIQILLALFGFVYACYVSKVFQDDEDSFDFIGGFDSYGYQPPQKSSHLQLQPLYTAG is encoded by the exons ATGGGGAAGTGTGACGGAAGATGCACGCTGCTGGTGATATGTTCACTGCagttg GTGGCAGCTCTTCAGAGGCAGGTGTTTGATTTCCTGGGCTACCAATGGGCCCCCATCCTGGCCAACTTCCTGCACATCATGGTCGTCATCTTGGGCATGTTCGGCACAGTGCAGTTTCGCTTCAGATACCTCATCTTT TATGCAGTATGGCTGGTCCTCTGGGTGGGATGGAATTCATTCATCATCTGCTTTTACCTGGAGGTTGGAAACCTGACTCAA GACAGGGACTTTCTCATGACGTTCAACACGTCACTCCATCGCTCGTGGTGGATGGAGCATGGTCCCGGTTGCCTGGTAACGCCGGTGCTTGACTCTCGAATGGCCCCTGATGATCACCATGTCATCACTGTCTCCGGGTGTCTCCTGGACTACCAGTACATCGAGGTGCTGAGTTCAGCCATTCAGATCCTATTGGCT CTCTTTGGCTTTGTGTACGCCTGCTACGTGAGCAAAGTCTTCCAGGATGACGAGGACAGCT TTGATTTCATTGGTGGCTTTGACTCGTACGGCTACCAGCCTCCTCAGAAGTCCTCTCATCTGCAACTGCAGCCTCTTTACAC gGCTGGTTAA